From one Papio anubis isolate 15944 chromosome 12, Panubis1.0, whole genome shotgun sequence genomic stretch:
- the CELF1 gene encoding CUGBP Elav-like family member 1 isoform X3 encodes MDRRDSFHLPGSDADRCQPLLHRLELLGLCYCAFLSFSFSFFFFFNVNCVFRSSFVLLLCRLNITSFFQSSLCCELSLGEVKSLSSKKMNGTLDHPDQPDLDAIKMFVGQVPRTWSEKDLRELFEQYGAVYEINVLRDRSQNPPQSKGCCFVTFYTRKAALEAQNALHNMKVLPGMHHPIQMKPADSEKNNAVEDRKLFIGMISKKCTENDIRVMFSSFGQIEECRILRGPDGLSRGCAFVTFTTRAMAQTAIKAMHQAQTMEGCSSPMVVKFADTQKDKEQKRMAQQLQQQMQQISAASVWGNLAGLNTLGPQYLALLQQTASSGNLNTLSSLHPMGGLNAMQLQNLAALAAAASAAQNTPSGTNALTTSSSPLSVLTSSAGSSPSSSSSNSVNPIASLGALQTLAGATAGLNVGSLAGMAALNGGLGSSGLSNGTGSTMEALTQAYSGIQQYAAAALPTLYNQNLLTQQSIGAAGSQKEGPEGANLFIYHLPQEFGDQDLLQMFMPFGNVVSAKVFIDKQTNLSKCFGFVSYDNPVSAQAAIQSMNGFQIGMKRLKVQLKRSKNDSKPY; translated from the exons ATGGACAGAAGAGACAGTTTTCACCTTCCTGGGTCAGATGCAGACAGATGTCAGCCATTGTTACACAGATTAGAACTTTTAGGCCTATGCTAttgtgcctttctttctttttctttttcttttttttttttttttaacgttaaCTGTGTGTTTAGGAGTTCATTCGTTTTACTTCTTTGCAGGCTGAacataacttctttttttcaaagTTCCCTGTGTTGTGAACTGAGCTTGGGTGAAGTGAAATCTTTGAG CTCAAAGAAAATGAACGGCACCCTGGACCACCCAGACCAACCAGATCTTGATGCTATCAAGATGTTTGTGGGCCAGGTTCCAAGGACCTGGTCTGAGAAGGACTTGCGGGAACTCTTCGAACAGTATGGTGCTGTATATGAAATCAACGTCCTAAGGGATAGGAGCCAAAACCCTCCTCAGAGCAAAG GGTGCTGTTTTGTTACATTTTACACCCGTAAAGCTGCATTAGAAGCTCAGAATGCTCTTCACAACATGAAAGTCCTTCCAGGG atgCATCACCCTATACAGATGAAACCTGCTGACAGTGAGAAGAACAATG CAGTGGAAGACAGGAAGCTGTTTATTGGTATGATTTCCAAGAAGTGCACTGAAAATGACATCCGAGTCATGTTCTCTTCATTTGGACAGATTGAAGAATGCCGGATACTGCGGGGACCTGATGGCCTGAGCCGAG GTTGTGCATTTGTGACTTTTACAACAAGAGCCATGGCACAGACGGCTATCAAGGCAATGCACCAAGCACAGACCATGGAG GGTTGCTCGTCACCTATGGTGGTAAAATTTGCTGATACACAGAAGGACAAAGAACAGAAGAGAATGGCCCAGCAGCTCCAGCAGCAGATGCAGCAAATCAGCGCAGCATCTGTGTGGGGAAATCTTGCTGGTCTAAATACTCTTGGACCCCAGTATTTAGCA CTCCTTCAGCAGACTGCCTCCTCTGGGAACCTCAACACCCTGAGCAGCCTCCACCCAATGGGAG GGTTGAATGCAATGCAGTTACAGAATTTGGCTGCACTAGCTGCTGCAGCTAGTGCAGCTCAGAACACACCAAGTGGTACCAATGCTCTCACTACATCCAGCAGTCCCCTCAGCGTGCTCACTAGTTCAG CAGGGTCCTCACCTAGCTCTAGCAGCAGTAATTCTGTCAACCCCATAGCCTCACTTGGAGCCTTGCAGACATTAGCTGGAGCAACGGCTGGCCTCAATGTTGGCTCTTTGGCAG GAATGGCTGCTTTAAATGGTGGCCTGGGCAGCAGTGGCCTTTCCAATGGCACCGGGAGCACCATGGAGGCCCTCACTCAGGCCTACTCGGGTATCCAGCAATATGCTGCTGCTGCACTCCCCACTCTGTACAACCAGAATCTTCTGACACAGCAGAGTATTGGTGCTGCTGGAAGCCAGAAGGAAG GTCCAGAGGGAGCCAACCTGTTCATCTACCACCTGCCCCAGGAGTTTGGCGATCAGGACCTGTTACAGATGTTTATGCCCTTTGGGAATGTCGTGTCTGCCAAGGTTTTCATAGACAAGCAGACAAACCTGAGCAAGTGTTTTG GTTTTGTAAGTTACGACAATCCTGTCTCGGCCCAAGCTGCCATCCAGTCCATGAACGGCTTTCAGATTGGCATGAAGCGGCTTAAAGTGCAGCTCAAACGTTCGAAGAATGACAGCAAGCCCTACTGA
- the CELF1 gene encoding CUGBP Elav-like family member 1 isoform X1 translates to MDRRDSFHLPGSDADRCQPLLHRLELLGLCYCAFLSFSFSFFFFFNVNCVFRSSFVLLLCRLNITSFFQSSLCCELSLGEVKSLSSKKMNGTLDHPDQPDLDAIKMFVGQVPRTWSEKDLRELFEQYGAVYEINVLRDRSQNPPQSKGCCFVTFYTRKAALEAQNALHNMKVLPGMHHPIQMKPADSEKNNAVEDRKLFIGMISKKCTENDIRVMFSSFGQIEECRILRGPDGLSRGCAFVTFTTRAMAQTAIKAMHQAQTMEGCSSPMVVKFADTQKDKEQKRMAQQLQQQMQQISAASVWGNLAGLNTLGPQYLALYLQLLQQTASSGNLNTLSSLHPMGGLNAMQLQNLAALAAAASAAQNTPSGTNALTTSSSPLSVLTSSAGSSPSSSSSNSVNPIASLGALQTLAGATAGLNVGSLAGMAALNGGLGSSGLSNGTGSTMEALTQAYSGIQQYAAAALPTLYNQNLLTQQSIGAAGSQKEGPEGANLFIYHLPQEFGDQDLLQMFMPFGNVVSAKVFIDKQTNLSKCFGFVSYDNPVSAQAAIQSMNGFQIGMKRLKVQLKRSKNDSKPY, encoded by the exons ATGGACAGAAGAGACAGTTTTCACCTTCCTGGGTCAGATGCAGACAGATGTCAGCCATTGTTACACAGATTAGAACTTTTAGGCCTATGCTAttgtgcctttctttctttttctttttcttttttttttttttttaacgttaaCTGTGTGTTTAGGAGTTCATTCGTTTTACTTCTTTGCAGGCTGAacataacttctttttttcaaagTTCCCTGTGTTGTGAACTGAGCTTGGGTGAAGTGAAATCTTTGAG CTCAAAGAAAATGAACGGCACCCTGGACCACCCAGACCAACCAGATCTTGATGCTATCAAGATGTTTGTGGGCCAGGTTCCAAGGACCTGGTCTGAGAAGGACTTGCGGGAACTCTTCGAACAGTATGGTGCTGTATATGAAATCAACGTCCTAAGGGATAGGAGCCAAAACCCTCCTCAGAGCAAAG GGTGCTGTTTTGTTACATTTTACACCCGTAAAGCTGCATTAGAAGCTCAGAATGCTCTTCACAACATGAAAGTCCTTCCAGGG atgCATCACCCTATACAGATGAAACCTGCTGACAGTGAGAAGAACAATG CAGTGGAAGACAGGAAGCTGTTTATTGGTATGATTTCCAAGAAGTGCACTGAAAATGACATCCGAGTCATGTTCTCTTCATTTGGACAGATTGAAGAATGCCGGATACTGCGGGGACCTGATGGCCTGAGCCGAG GTTGTGCATTTGTGACTTTTACAACAAGAGCCATGGCACAGACGGCTATCAAGGCAATGCACCAAGCACAGACCATGGAG GGTTGCTCGTCACCTATGGTGGTAAAATTTGCTGATACACAGAAGGACAAAGAACAGAAGAGAATGGCCCAGCAGCTCCAGCAGCAGATGCAGCAAATCAGCGCAGCATCTGTGTGGGGAAATCTTGCTGGTCTAAATACTCTTGGACCCCAGTATTTAGCA CTTTATTTGCAGCTCCTTCAGCAGACTGCCTCCTCTGGGAACCTCAACACCCTGAGCAGCCTCCACCCAATGGGAG GGTTGAATGCAATGCAGTTACAGAATTTGGCTGCACTAGCTGCTGCAGCTAGTGCAGCTCAGAACACACCAAGTGGTACCAATGCTCTCACTACATCCAGCAGTCCCCTCAGCGTGCTCACTAGTTCAG CAGGGTCCTCACCTAGCTCTAGCAGCAGTAATTCTGTCAACCCCATAGCCTCACTTGGAGCCTTGCAGACATTAGCTGGAGCAACGGCTGGCCTCAATGTTGGCTCTTTGGCAG GAATGGCTGCTTTAAATGGTGGCCTGGGCAGCAGTGGCCTTTCCAATGGCACCGGGAGCACCATGGAGGCCCTCACTCAGGCCTACTCGGGTATCCAGCAATATGCTGCTGCTGCACTCCCCACTCTGTACAACCAGAATCTTCTGACACAGCAGAGTATTGGTGCTGCTGGAAGCCAGAAGGAAG GTCCAGAGGGAGCCAACCTGTTCATCTACCACCTGCCCCAGGAGTTTGGCGATCAGGACCTGTTACAGATGTTTATGCCCTTTGGGAATGTCGTGTCTGCCAAGGTTTTCATAGACAAGCAGACAAACCTGAGCAAGTGTTTTG GTTTTGTAAGTTACGACAATCCTGTCTCGGCCCAAGCTGCCATCCAGTCCATGAACGGCTTTCAGATTGGCATGAAGCGGCTTAAAGTGCAGCTCAAACGTTCGAAGAATGACAGCAAGCCCTACTGA
- the CELF1 gene encoding CUGBP Elav-like family member 1 isoform X4, with translation MDRRDSFHLPGSDADRCQPLLHRLELLGLCYCAFLSFSFSFFFFFNVNCVFRSSFVLLLCRLNITSFFQSSLCCELSLGEVKSLSSKKMNGTLDHPDQPDLDAIKMFVGQVPRTWSEKDLRELFEQYGAVYEINVLRDRSQNPPQSKGCCFVTFYTRKAALEAQNALHNMKVLPGMHHPIQMKPADSEKNNAVEDRKLFIGMISKKCTENDIRVMFSSFGQIEECRILRGPDGLSRGCAFVTFTTRAMAQTAIKAMHQAQTMEGCSSPMVVKFADTQKDKEQKRMAQQLQQQMQQISAASVWGNLAGLNTLGPQYLALLQQTASSGNLNTLSSLHPMGGLNAMQLQNLAALAAAASAAQNTPSGTNALTTSSSPLSVLTSSGSSPSSSSSNSVNPIASLGALQTLAGATAGLNVGSLAGMAALNGGLGSSGLSNGTGSTMEALTQAYSGIQQYAAAALPTLYNQNLLTQQSIGAAGSQKEGPEGANLFIYHLPQEFGDQDLLQMFMPFGNVVSAKVFIDKQTNLSKCFGFVSYDNPVSAQAAIQSMNGFQIGMKRLKVQLKRSKNDSKPY, from the exons ATGGACAGAAGAGACAGTTTTCACCTTCCTGGGTCAGATGCAGACAGATGTCAGCCATTGTTACACAGATTAGAACTTTTAGGCCTATGCTAttgtgcctttctttctttttctttttcttttttttttttttttaacgttaaCTGTGTGTTTAGGAGTTCATTCGTTTTACTTCTTTGCAGGCTGAacataacttctttttttcaaagTTCCCTGTGTTGTGAACTGAGCTTGGGTGAAGTGAAATCTTTGAG CTCAAAGAAAATGAACGGCACCCTGGACCACCCAGACCAACCAGATCTTGATGCTATCAAGATGTTTGTGGGCCAGGTTCCAAGGACCTGGTCTGAGAAGGACTTGCGGGAACTCTTCGAACAGTATGGTGCTGTATATGAAATCAACGTCCTAAGGGATAGGAGCCAAAACCCTCCTCAGAGCAAAG GGTGCTGTTTTGTTACATTTTACACCCGTAAAGCTGCATTAGAAGCTCAGAATGCTCTTCACAACATGAAAGTCCTTCCAGGG atgCATCACCCTATACAGATGAAACCTGCTGACAGTGAGAAGAACAATG CAGTGGAAGACAGGAAGCTGTTTATTGGTATGATTTCCAAGAAGTGCACTGAAAATGACATCCGAGTCATGTTCTCTTCATTTGGACAGATTGAAGAATGCCGGATACTGCGGGGACCTGATGGCCTGAGCCGAG GTTGTGCATTTGTGACTTTTACAACAAGAGCCATGGCACAGACGGCTATCAAGGCAATGCACCAAGCACAGACCATGGAG GGTTGCTCGTCACCTATGGTGGTAAAATTTGCTGATACACAGAAGGACAAAGAACAGAAGAGAATGGCCCAGCAGCTCCAGCAGCAGATGCAGCAAATCAGCGCAGCATCTGTGTGGGGAAATCTTGCTGGTCTAAATACTCTTGGACCCCAGTATTTAGCA CTCCTTCAGCAGACTGCCTCCTCTGGGAACCTCAACACCCTGAGCAGCCTCCACCCAATGGGAG GGTTGAATGCAATGCAGTTACAGAATTTGGCTGCACTAGCTGCTGCAGCTAGTGCAGCTCAGAACACACCAAGTGGTACCAATGCTCTCACTACATCCAGCAGTCCCCTCAGCGTGCTCACTAGTTCAG GGTCCTCACCTAGCTCTAGCAGCAGTAATTCTGTCAACCCCATAGCCTCACTTGGAGCCTTGCAGACATTAGCTGGAGCAACGGCTGGCCTCAATGTTGGCTCTTTGGCAG GAATGGCTGCTTTAAATGGTGGCCTGGGCAGCAGTGGCCTTTCCAATGGCACCGGGAGCACCATGGAGGCCCTCACTCAGGCCTACTCGGGTATCCAGCAATATGCTGCTGCTGCACTCCCCACTCTGTACAACCAGAATCTTCTGACACAGCAGAGTATTGGTGCTGCTGGAAGCCAGAAGGAAG GTCCAGAGGGAGCCAACCTGTTCATCTACCACCTGCCCCAGGAGTTTGGCGATCAGGACCTGTTACAGATGTTTATGCCCTTTGGGAATGTCGTGTCTGCCAAGGTTTTCATAGACAAGCAGACAAACCTGAGCAAGTGTTTTG GTTTTGTAAGTTACGACAATCCTGTCTCGGCCCAAGCTGCCATCCAGTCCATGAACGGCTTTCAGATTGGCATGAAGCGGCTTAAAGTGCAGCTCAAACGTTCGAAGAATGACAGCAAGCCCTACTGA
- the CELF1 gene encoding CUGBP Elav-like family member 1 isoform X2, giving the protein MDRRDSFHLPGSDADRCQPLLHRLELLGLCYCAFLSFSFSFFFFFNVNCVFRSSFVLLLCRLNITSFFQSSLCCELSLGEVKSLSSKKMNGTLDHPDQPDLDAIKMFVGQVPRTWSEKDLRELFEQYGAVYEINVLRDRSQNPPQSKGCCFVTFYTRKAALEAQNALHNMKVLPGMHHPIQMKPADSEKNNAVEDRKLFIGMISKKCTENDIRVMFSSFGQIEECRILRGPDGLSRGCAFVTFTTRAMAQTAIKAMHQAQTMEGCSSPMVVKFADTQKDKEQKRMAQQLQQQMQQISAASVWGNLAGLNTLGPQYLALYLQLLQQTASSGNLNTLSSLHPMGGLNAMQLQNLAALAAAASAAQNTPSGTNALTTSSSPLSVLTSSGSSPSSSSSNSVNPIASLGALQTLAGATAGLNVGSLAGMAALNGGLGSSGLSNGTGSTMEALTQAYSGIQQYAAAALPTLYNQNLLTQQSIGAAGSQKEGPEGANLFIYHLPQEFGDQDLLQMFMPFGNVVSAKVFIDKQTNLSKCFGFVSYDNPVSAQAAIQSMNGFQIGMKRLKVQLKRSKNDSKPY; this is encoded by the exons ATGGACAGAAGAGACAGTTTTCACCTTCCTGGGTCAGATGCAGACAGATGTCAGCCATTGTTACACAGATTAGAACTTTTAGGCCTATGCTAttgtgcctttctttctttttctttttcttttttttttttttttaacgttaaCTGTGTGTTTAGGAGTTCATTCGTTTTACTTCTTTGCAGGCTGAacataacttctttttttcaaagTTCCCTGTGTTGTGAACTGAGCTTGGGTGAAGTGAAATCTTTGAG CTCAAAGAAAATGAACGGCACCCTGGACCACCCAGACCAACCAGATCTTGATGCTATCAAGATGTTTGTGGGCCAGGTTCCAAGGACCTGGTCTGAGAAGGACTTGCGGGAACTCTTCGAACAGTATGGTGCTGTATATGAAATCAACGTCCTAAGGGATAGGAGCCAAAACCCTCCTCAGAGCAAAG GGTGCTGTTTTGTTACATTTTACACCCGTAAAGCTGCATTAGAAGCTCAGAATGCTCTTCACAACATGAAAGTCCTTCCAGGG atgCATCACCCTATACAGATGAAACCTGCTGACAGTGAGAAGAACAATG CAGTGGAAGACAGGAAGCTGTTTATTGGTATGATTTCCAAGAAGTGCACTGAAAATGACATCCGAGTCATGTTCTCTTCATTTGGACAGATTGAAGAATGCCGGATACTGCGGGGACCTGATGGCCTGAGCCGAG GTTGTGCATTTGTGACTTTTACAACAAGAGCCATGGCACAGACGGCTATCAAGGCAATGCACCAAGCACAGACCATGGAG GGTTGCTCGTCACCTATGGTGGTAAAATTTGCTGATACACAGAAGGACAAAGAACAGAAGAGAATGGCCCAGCAGCTCCAGCAGCAGATGCAGCAAATCAGCGCAGCATCTGTGTGGGGAAATCTTGCTGGTCTAAATACTCTTGGACCCCAGTATTTAGCA CTTTATTTGCAGCTCCTTCAGCAGACTGCCTCCTCTGGGAACCTCAACACCCTGAGCAGCCTCCACCCAATGGGAG GGTTGAATGCAATGCAGTTACAGAATTTGGCTGCACTAGCTGCTGCAGCTAGTGCAGCTCAGAACACACCAAGTGGTACCAATGCTCTCACTACATCCAGCAGTCCCCTCAGCGTGCTCACTAGTTCAG GGTCCTCACCTAGCTCTAGCAGCAGTAATTCTGTCAACCCCATAGCCTCACTTGGAGCCTTGCAGACATTAGCTGGAGCAACGGCTGGCCTCAATGTTGGCTCTTTGGCAG GAATGGCTGCTTTAAATGGTGGCCTGGGCAGCAGTGGCCTTTCCAATGGCACCGGGAGCACCATGGAGGCCCTCACTCAGGCCTACTCGGGTATCCAGCAATATGCTGCTGCTGCACTCCCCACTCTGTACAACCAGAATCTTCTGACACAGCAGAGTATTGGTGCTGCTGGAAGCCAGAAGGAAG GTCCAGAGGGAGCCAACCTGTTCATCTACCACCTGCCCCAGGAGTTTGGCGATCAGGACCTGTTACAGATGTTTATGCCCTTTGGGAATGTCGTGTCTGCCAAGGTTTTCATAGACAAGCAGACAAACCTGAGCAAGTGTTTTG GTTTTGTAAGTTACGACAATCCTGTCTCGGCCCAAGCTGCCATCCAGTCCATGAACGGCTTTCAGATTGGCATGAAGCGGCTTAAAGTGCAGCTCAAACGTTCGAAGAATGACAGCAAGCCCTACTGA
- the CELF1 gene encoding CUGBP Elav-like family member 1 isoform X10 — MDRRDSFHLPGSDADRCQPLLHRLELLGLCYCAFLSFSFSFFFFFNVNCVFRSSFVLLLCRLNITSFFQSSLCCELSLGEVKSLSSKKMNGTLDHPDQPDLDAIKMFVGQVPRTWSEKDLRELFEQYGAVYEINVLRDRSQNPPQSKGCCFVTFYTRKAALEAQNALHNMKVLPGMHHPIQMKPADSEKNNAVEDRKLFIGMISKKCTENDIRVMFSSFGQIEECRILRGPDGLSRGCAFVTFTTRAMAQTAIKAMHQAQTMEGCSSPMVVKFADTQKDKEQKRMAQQLQQQMQQISAASVWGNLAGLNTLGPQYLALLQQTASSGNLNTLSSLHPMGGPEGANLFIYHLPQEFGDQDLLQMFMPFGNVVSAKVFIDKQTNLSKCFGFVSYDNPVSAQAAIQSMNGFQIGMKRLKVQLKRSKNDSKPY; from the exons ATGGACAGAAGAGACAGTTTTCACCTTCCTGGGTCAGATGCAGACAGATGTCAGCCATTGTTACACAGATTAGAACTTTTAGGCCTATGCTAttgtgcctttctttctttttctttttcttttttttttttttttaacgttaaCTGTGTGTTTAGGAGTTCATTCGTTTTACTTCTTTGCAGGCTGAacataacttctttttttcaaagTTCCCTGTGTTGTGAACTGAGCTTGGGTGAAGTGAAATCTTTGAG CTCAAAGAAAATGAACGGCACCCTGGACCACCCAGACCAACCAGATCTTGATGCTATCAAGATGTTTGTGGGCCAGGTTCCAAGGACCTGGTCTGAGAAGGACTTGCGGGAACTCTTCGAACAGTATGGTGCTGTATATGAAATCAACGTCCTAAGGGATAGGAGCCAAAACCCTCCTCAGAGCAAAG GGTGCTGTTTTGTTACATTTTACACCCGTAAAGCTGCATTAGAAGCTCAGAATGCTCTTCACAACATGAAAGTCCTTCCAGGG atgCATCACCCTATACAGATGAAACCTGCTGACAGTGAGAAGAACAATG CAGTGGAAGACAGGAAGCTGTTTATTGGTATGATTTCCAAGAAGTGCACTGAAAATGACATCCGAGTCATGTTCTCTTCATTTGGACAGATTGAAGAATGCCGGATACTGCGGGGACCTGATGGCCTGAGCCGAG GTTGTGCATTTGTGACTTTTACAACAAGAGCCATGGCACAGACGGCTATCAAGGCAATGCACCAAGCACAGACCATGGAG GGTTGCTCGTCACCTATGGTGGTAAAATTTGCTGATACACAGAAGGACAAAGAACAGAAGAGAATGGCCCAGCAGCTCCAGCAGCAGATGCAGCAAATCAGCGCAGCATCTGTGTGGGGAAATCTTGCTGGTCTAAATACTCTTGGACCCCAGTATTTAGCA CTCCTTCAGCAGACTGCCTCCTCTGGGAACCTCAACACCCTGAGCAGCCTCCACCCAATGGGAG GTCCAGAGGGAGCCAACCTGTTCATCTACCACCTGCCCCAGGAGTTTGGCGATCAGGACCTGTTACAGATGTTTATGCCCTTTGGGAATGTCGTGTCTGCCAAGGTTTTCATAGACAAGCAGACAAACCTGAGCAAGTGTTTTG GTTTTGTAAGTTACGACAATCCTGTCTCGGCCCAAGCTGCCATCCAGTCCATGAACGGCTTTCAGATTGGCATGAAGCGGCTTAAAGTGCAGCTCAAACGTTCGAAGAATGACAGCAAGCCCTACTGA
- the CELF1 gene encoding CUGBP Elav-like family member 1 isoform X5: MDRRDSFHLPGSDADRCQPLLHRLELLGLCYCAFLSFSFSFFFFFNVNCVFRSSFVLLLCRLNITSFFQSSLCCELSLGEVKSLSSKKMNGTLDHPDQPDLDAIKMFVGQVPRTWSEKDLRELFEQYGAVYEINVLRDRSQNPPQSKGCCFVTFYTRKAALEAQNALHNMKVLPGMHHPIQMKPADSEKNNAVEDRKLFIGMISKKCTENDIRVMFSSFGQIEECRILRGPDGLSRGCAFVTFTTRAMAQTAIKAMHQAQTMEGCSSPMVVKFADTQKDKEQKRMAQQLQQQMQQISAASVWGNLAGLNTLGPQYLALYLQLLQQTASSGNLNTLSSLHPMGGLNAMQLQNLAALAAAASAAQNTPSGTNALTTSSSPLSVLTSSGMAALNGGLGSSGLSNGTGSTMEALTQAYSGIQQYAAAALPTLYNQNLLTQQSIGAAGSQKEGPEGANLFIYHLPQEFGDQDLLQMFMPFGNVVSAKVFIDKQTNLSKCFGFVSYDNPVSAQAAIQSMNGFQIGMKRLKVQLKRSKNDSKPY, encoded by the exons ATGGACAGAAGAGACAGTTTTCACCTTCCTGGGTCAGATGCAGACAGATGTCAGCCATTGTTACACAGATTAGAACTTTTAGGCCTATGCTAttgtgcctttctttctttttctttttcttttttttttttttttaacgttaaCTGTGTGTTTAGGAGTTCATTCGTTTTACTTCTTTGCAGGCTGAacataacttctttttttcaaagTTCCCTGTGTTGTGAACTGAGCTTGGGTGAAGTGAAATCTTTGAG CTCAAAGAAAATGAACGGCACCCTGGACCACCCAGACCAACCAGATCTTGATGCTATCAAGATGTTTGTGGGCCAGGTTCCAAGGACCTGGTCTGAGAAGGACTTGCGGGAACTCTTCGAACAGTATGGTGCTGTATATGAAATCAACGTCCTAAGGGATAGGAGCCAAAACCCTCCTCAGAGCAAAG GGTGCTGTTTTGTTACATTTTACACCCGTAAAGCTGCATTAGAAGCTCAGAATGCTCTTCACAACATGAAAGTCCTTCCAGGG atgCATCACCCTATACAGATGAAACCTGCTGACAGTGAGAAGAACAATG CAGTGGAAGACAGGAAGCTGTTTATTGGTATGATTTCCAAGAAGTGCACTGAAAATGACATCCGAGTCATGTTCTCTTCATTTGGACAGATTGAAGAATGCCGGATACTGCGGGGACCTGATGGCCTGAGCCGAG GTTGTGCATTTGTGACTTTTACAACAAGAGCCATGGCACAGACGGCTATCAAGGCAATGCACCAAGCACAGACCATGGAG GGTTGCTCGTCACCTATGGTGGTAAAATTTGCTGATACACAGAAGGACAAAGAACAGAAGAGAATGGCCCAGCAGCTCCAGCAGCAGATGCAGCAAATCAGCGCAGCATCTGTGTGGGGAAATCTTGCTGGTCTAAATACTCTTGGACCCCAGTATTTAGCA CTTTATTTGCAGCTCCTTCAGCAGACTGCCTCCTCTGGGAACCTCAACACCCTGAGCAGCCTCCACCCAATGGGAG GGTTGAATGCAATGCAGTTACAGAATTTGGCTGCACTAGCTGCTGCAGCTAGTGCAGCTCAGAACACACCAAGTGGTACCAATGCTCTCACTACATCCAGCAGTCCCCTCAGCGTGCTCACTAGTTCAG GAATGGCTGCTTTAAATGGTGGCCTGGGCAGCAGTGGCCTTTCCAATGGCACCGGGAGCACCATGGAGGCCCTCACTCAGGCCTACTCGGGTATCCAGCAATATGCTGCTGCTGCACTCCCCACTCTGTACAACCAGAATCTTCTGACACAGCAGAGTATTGGTGCTGCTGGAAGCCAGAAGGAAG GTCCAGAGGGAGCCAACCTGTTCATCTACCACCTGCCCCAGGAGTTTGGCGATCAGGACCTGTTACAGATGTTTATGCCCTTTGGGAATGTCGTGTCTGCCAAGGTTTTCATAGACAAGCAGACAAACCTGAGCAAGTGTTTTG GTTTTGTAAGTTACGACAATCCTGTCTCGGCCCAAGCTGCCATCCAGTCCATGAACGGCTTTCAGATTGGCATGAAGCGGCTTAAAGTGCAGCTCAAACGTTCGAAGAATGACAGCAAGCCCTACTGA